One Nerophis ophidion isolate RoL-2023_Sa linkage group LG23, RoL_Noph_v1.0, whole genome shotgun sequence genomic window carries:
- the rhot1a gene encoding mitochondrial Rho GTPase 1-A isoform X1: protein MRKDVRILLVGEPKVGKTSLIMSLVSEEFPDEVPLRAEEITIPADVTPERVPTHIVDYSEAEQSDEQLYQEISKANVICIVYSVNNKKSIEKVTSHWIPLINDRIDKDSRVPLILVGNKSDLVEHSSMETILPIMNQYQDIETCVECSAKNLKNISELFYYAQKAVLHPTGPLYCPEEKELKPSCIKSLTRIFKVSDLDNDGILNDNELNFFQRTCFNTPLAPQALEDVKNVVRRNMADGVKDNGLTLKGFLFLHTLFIQRGRHETTWTVLRRFGYDDDLELTQEYLFPVVKIPPDCTTELNHNAYLFLQSVFDKHDKDRDCALSPEEVKDLFKVFPYMPWGPDVNNTVCTNDQGWITYQGYLSQWTLTTYLDVQRSLEYLGYLGYSIIYEQESQAAAITVTRNKRIDLQKKQTQRSVFRCNVLGARGSGKSGFLQAFLGKNLQRQRRIREDHKSLYAISTTYVYGQEKYLLLHEMMPDLDFLSEVDLACDVVCLIYDVNDPNSFEYCAKMYKQSLMDSKTPCVVIAAKSDLHEVRQNYTLSPHEFCRKHKLHPPQPFTCNTTDAPSKDLYTRLTTMAMYPHARLRCMCACNKCAFCLCHKLLKMELLRSIQAQLRRVAHNRHMAQADLKNSTFWLRASLGATVFAVLGFAMYRALLKQR, encoded by the exons CCAAAGTGGGGAAGACGTCCCTAATAATGTCTCTGGTCAGTGAGGAGTTTCCTGATGAG GTTCCTCTCAGAGCTGAGGAGATCACCATCCCAGCAGACGTCACTCCAGAGAGGGTGCCCACGCACATTGTGGATTACTCAG AGGCAGAACAATCTGATGAGCAGCTATATCAAGAAATATCAAAA GCCAATGTTATATGCATAGTGTATTCAGTCAACAACAAGAAGTCCATTGAGAAG GTTACCAGCCATTGGATTCCCCTCATCAATGACAGAATAGACAAAGACAGCAG GGTACCGTTGATTCTTGTGGGCAACAAGTCTGACCTGGTGGAGCACAGCAGCATGGAGACCATCCTGCCTATCATGAATCAATACCAGGACATTGAGACGTGTGTGGAG TGCTCCGCCAAAAATCTAAAGAACATCTCAGAGCTCTTCTACTACGCCCAAAAGGCAGTTCTCCACCCGACCGGACCTCTTTACTGTCCAGAGGAGAAGGAG cTGAAGCCATCGTGCATTAAGTCTTTAACTAGAATCTTTAAAGTGTCCGACCTGGACAACGACGGCATCTTGAATGACAATGAGCTCAACTTCTTTCAG AGAACGTGCTTCAATACGCCACTGGCGCCGCAGGCTTTAGAGGACGTTAAAAATGTGGTCAGAAGGAACATGGCTGATGGAGTCAAGGACAACGGGCTCACGCTGAAAG GCTTTTTATTCCTTCACACCCTCTTCATACAGCGCGGTCGACACGAGACCACCTGGACCGTGCTCAGGAGGTTTGGTTACGATGACGACCTGGAGCTTACGCAGGAATATCTCTTCCCTGT AGTCAAGATCCCTCCTGACTGTACAACAGAGCTGAACCACAACGCTTACCTCTTTCTTCAGAGCGTTTTCGACAAACACGACAAG GACCGGGATTGTGCGCTATCGCCAGAGGAAGTCAAGGACCTGTTCAAAGTGTTTCCCTACATGCCGTGGGGTCCTGACGTCAACAACACCGTGTGCACTAATGACCAAGGATGGATCACATACCAAGGATACCTCTCCCAGTGGAC GTTAACGACATACCTCGACGTCCAGCGGAGTTTGGAGTATTTGGGCTACCTGGGTTACTCCATCATCTATGAGCAGGAGTCCCAAGCAGCTGCAATAACAG TGACACGCAACAAGCGCATTGACCTGCAGAAGAAACAGACTCAGCGCAGCGTCTTTCGCTGCAACGTCTTGGGGGCCCGAGGCAGCGGGAAGAGTGGCTTCTTACAAGCCTTCTTGGGCAAGAACCTCCAG CGACAGAGGCGGATCAGGGAAGACCACAAGTCCCTTTACGCCATCAGCACCACTTATGTGTACGGTCAAGAGAAGTACTTGCTG CTCCACGAGATGATGCCAGATTTGGACTTCCTGTCCGAGGTTGACCTCGCCTGCGACGTGGTCTGCCTAATCTACGACGTCAACGATCCGAATTCTTTCGAGTACTGCGCCAAAATGTACAAG CAATCCTTGATGGACAGCAAGACGCCGTGTGTGGTGATAGCCGCTAAGTCCGACCTGCACGAGGTGCGGCAGAACTACACCCTTTCTCCACACGAGTTCTGTCGCAAACACAAGCTCCACCCTCCCCAGCCATTCACGTGCAACACCACAGATGCGCCCAGCAAAGACCTCTACACCAGACTCACCACCATGGCCATGTACCC CCATGCCCGGCTGCGTTGCATGTGTGCCTGCAACAAGTGCGCCTTTTGCCTGTGTCACAAGCTCCTCAAGATGGAGTTGCTGCGCAGCATTCAGGCCCAACTGCGCAGGGTCGCTCACAACAG
- the rhot1a gene encoding mitochondrial Rho GTPase 1-A isoform X2, with product MRKDVRILLVGEPKVGKTSLIMSLVSEEFPDEVPLRAEEITIPADVTPERVPTHIVDYSEAEQSDEQLYQEISKANVICIVYSVNNKKSIEKVTSHWIPLINDRIDKDSRVPLILVGNKSDLVEHSSMETILPIMNQYQDIETCVECSAKNLKNISELFYYAQKAVLHPTGPLYCPEEKELKPSCIKSLTRIFKVSDLDNDGILNDNELNFFQRTCFNTPLAPQALEDVKNVVRRNMADGVKDNGLTLKGFLFLHTLFIQRGRHETTWTVLRRFGYDDDLELTQEYLFPVVKIPPDCTTELNHNAYLFLQSVFDKHDKDRDCALSPEEVKDLFKVFPYMPWGPDVNNTVCTNDQGWITYQGYLSQWTLTTYLDVQRSLEYLGYLGYSIIYEQESQAAAITVTRNKRIDLQKKQTQRSVFRCNVLGARGSGKSGFLQAFLGKNLQRQRRIREDHKSLYAISTTYVYGQEKYLLLHEMMPDLDFLSEVDLACDVVCLIYDVNDPNSFEYCAKMYKQSLMDSKTPCVVIAAKSDLHEVRQNYTLSPHEFCRKHKLHPPQPFTCNTTDAPSKDLYTRLTTMAMYPHMAQADLKNSTFWLRASLGATVFAVLGFAMYRALLKQR from the exons CCAAAGTGGGGAAGACGTCCCTAATAATGTCTCTGGTCAGTGAGGAGTTTCCTGATGAG GTTCCTCTCAGAGCTGAGGAGATCACCATCCCAGCAGACGTCACTCCAGAGAGGGTGCCCACGCACATTGTGGATTACTCAG AGGCAGAACAATCTGATGAGCAGCTATATCAAGAAATATCAAAA GCCAATGTTATATGCATAGTGTATTCAGTCAACAACAAGAAGTCCATTGAGAAG GTTACCAGCCATTGGATTCCCCTCATCAATGACAGAATAGACAAAGACAGCAG GGTACCGTTGATTCTTGTGGGCAACAAGTCTGACCTGGTGGAGCACAGCAGCATGGAGACCATCCTGCCTATCATGAATCAATACCAGGACATTGAGACGTGTGTGGAG TGCTCCGCCAAAAATCTAAAGAACATCTCAGAGCTCTTCTACTACGCCCAAAAGGCAGTTCTCCACCCGACCGGACCTCTTTACTGTCCAGAGGAGAAGGAG cTGAAGCCATCGTGCATTAAGTCTTTAACTAGAATCTTTAAAGTGTCCGACCTGGACAACGACGGCATCTTGAATGACAATGAGCTCAACTTCTTTCAG AGAACGTGCTTCAATACGCCACTGGCGCCGCAGGCTTTAGAGGACGTTAAAAATGTGGTCAGAAGGAACATGGCTGATGGAGTCAAGGACAACGGGCTCACGCTGAAAG GCTTTTTATTCCTTCACACCCTCTTCATACAGCGCGGTCGACACGAGACCACCTGGACCGTGCTCAGGAGGTTTGGTTACGATGACGACCTGGAGCTTACGCAGGAATATCTCTTCCCTGT AGTCAAGATCCCTCCTGACTGTACAACAGAGCTGAACCACAACGCTTACCTCTTTCTTCAGAGCGTTTTCGACAAACACGACAAG GACCGGGATTGTGCGCTATCGCCAGAGGAAGTCAAGGACCTGTTCAAAGTGTTTCCCTACATGCCGTGGGGTCCTGACGTCAACAACACCGTGTGCACTAATGACCAAGGATGGATCACATACCAAGGATACCTCTCCCAGTGGAC GTTAACGACATACCTCGACGTCCAGCGGAGTTTGGAGTATTTGGGCTACCTGGGTTACTCCATCATCTATGAGCAGGAGTCCCAAGCAGCTGCAATAACAG TGACACGCAACAAGCGCATTGACCTGCAGAAGAAACAGACTCAGCGCAGCGTCTTTCGCTGCAACGTCTTGGGGGCCCGAGGCAGCGGGAAGAGTGGCTTCTTACAAGCCTTCTTGGGCAAGAACCTCCAG CGACAGAGGCGGATCAGGGAAGACCACAAGTCCCTTTACGCCATCAGCACCACTTATGTGTACGGTCAAGAGAAGTACTTGCTG CTCCACGAGATGATGCCAGATTTGGACTTCCTGTCCGAGGTTGACCTCGCCTGCGACGTGGTCTGCCTAATCTACGACGTCAACGATCCGAATTCTTTCGAGTACTGCGCCAAAATGTACAAG CAATCCTTGATGGACAGCAAGACGCCGTGTGTGGTGATAGCCGCTAAGTCCGACCTGCACGAGGTGCGGCAGAACTACACCCTTTCTCCACACGAGTTCTGTCGCAAACACAAGCTCCACCCTCCCCAGCCATTCACGTGCAACACCACAGATGCGCCCAGCAAAGACCTCTACACCAGACTCACCACCATGGCCATGTACCC